The proteins below are encoded in one region of Dromaius novaehollandiae isolate bDroNov1 chromosome 9, bDroNov1.hap1, whole genome shotgun sequence:
- the AMMECR1L gene encoding AMMECR1-like protein → MGKRRCVPPLEPKLAAGCCGVKKPKLSGSGTHSHGNQATTVPGSSSGPLQNHQHTDGNNGRENVSDLTLGPGNSPITRMNPTSGALSPLTRPNGTANSTKNLVVTAEMCCYCFDVLYCHLYGFPQPRLPRFTNDPYPLFVTWKTGRDKRLRGCIGTFSAMNLHSGLREYTLTSALKDSRFPPLTREELPKLFCSVSLLTNFEDASDYLDWEVGIHGIRIEFVNEKGVKRTATYLPEVAKEQDWDQIQTIDSLLRKGGFKAPITNDFRKTIKLTRYRSEKVTISYAEYMASRQHCFQNGTLHAPPLYNHYS, encoded by the exons ATGGGAAAAAGACGCTGTGTTCCTCCACTTGAGCCCAAGCTGGCAGCTGGCTGTTGTGGGGTAAAGAAACCCAAATTGTCTGGGAGTGGAACCCACAGTCATGGGAATCAGGCCACAACTGTACCAGGCTCCAGTTCAGGTCCTCTTCAGAACCACCAGCATACAGACGGGAATAATGGAAGGGAGAACGTATCTGACTTGACTTTGGGTCCAGGAAATTCCCCAATTACTCGAATGAATCCCACTTCAGGAGCTCTGAGCCCACTTACCCGGCCCAATGGAACTGCCAACAGTACCAAGAACCTGGTGGTGACAGCGGAGATGTGCTGCTACTGCTTTGATGTACTCTACTGTCATCTCTATGGTTTCCCTCAGCCACGACTTCCTCGATTTACCAATGACCCCTA tcCGCTCTTTGTGACGTGGAAGACGGGGCGAGACAAGCGGCTTCGTGGCTGCATCGGGACCTTTTCAGCCATGAATCTTCACTCAGGACTCAGGGAATATACATTAACCAG TGCACTTAAGGACAGCCGATTTCCCCCCCTGACCCGCGAGGAGCTGCCCAAACTCTTCTGCTCTGTCTCCCTCCTCACTAACTTTGAGGATGCCAGTGACTACCTGGACTGGGAG GTTGGGATCCATGGGATCAGAATAGAGTTCGTCAATGAGAAAGGTGTCAAACGCACAGCCACGTATTTACCTGAGGTTGCTAAGGAACAAG ACTGGGATCAGATCCAGACCATAGACTCCTTACTCAGGAAAGGTGGCTTTAAGGCTCCGATTACCAATGATTTTAGGAAAACAATTAAACTCACCAG GTACCGCAGTGAGAAGGTGACAATCAGTTATGCAGAATACATGGCTTCCCGTCAGCATTGTTTCCAGAATGGCACTCTTCATGCCCCCCCCCTCTACAATCATTACTCCTGA